CTCGTCTCCCGCCACCTCCCCCTCACGCAAATACCTCTTCCACCACCCGCCCCGCGATCGCCAAGGGACGCTGCTGCGCGTCCCGCACTTCAGTTTCCGGCGACAGGCCCAGGGCCGCGAACATGGTCGCCGCCAAGTCGTCTGGGCGGACCGGGTCGCTGGCGGGATACGCCCCGTCCTTGTCGCTGCTGCCGTATACAAAACCGCGCTTGGTTCCCCCGCCCGCCAAGAGCGCCGTGTAACACTGCGGCCAATGGTCCCGGCTGGCCTGCCCATTCAGCTTGGGCGTGCGGCCAAACTCACCCACCCAGACGACCAGTGTGTCGTCCAGCAGCCCCTGTTCCCGCAGGTCGGTCAAAAAAACCGGCAGCGTCTGGTCCAGCAGCGGCAGGTGGAATTTTTCGATAATGGGATACATGTGTGTGTTATTAAAGCCGTGCGTGTCCCAGCCCCCTTCTTTGGTGCTTTGACCGCCGATCCCCTGGGCAAAGTAAACATTGATAAATTTCACGCCCGCCTGGACCAAGCGGCGGGCCAGGAGCAGGCTCTGGCCATAGGTGGTGCGGCCGTAGCGGTCGCGCATGGCGGCGGATTCGCTGGAGAGGTCAAACGCCCGCTTGACGGCGTCATTAGTGATGAGCGCCAGGGCCTTGGCATAGGTTTCGTCCATGTTCTTGGCCGCGGTCGATTGCTCGCGCAGACGCAACTGATCGTCAATGAGAGCTTGCAGCGCGCGGCGGTCCCGTAGCCGCTCAACCGACACATCGGAAGGCAGGCTCAATTCCGGCAGGCGAAAATCAGCCCCGTTGGGGTCTTCGGTCACCAATAGCGGATCGTGCCGCTTGCCCAGAAAGCTGGCGTGCTGTCCGGGAGAGACGGAGCCATCGCTAATCACATGCGGCAGCGCGGCAAACGTGGGGACGCCCGGCGCGTTGGGGGACAGATGATCGACGATGGAGCCGTACGCGGGAAATAGCTCGATGGTGTCCCGCAGACGGATGTCGTCCACCGGCGGAGCCTTGCCCGTCAGGGCGTAGTACGCGGCGGAGTTATGGTTTTTCATGGTGTGGGTCATGCTTTTGATCAGCGTGACCTGGTCCATGATCTTGGCCATGTTGGGCAATTTGTCACAAACAGGCATTCCCGGCACGACGCTGGACATCGGGCGAAATTGCCCGCGAATGCCGTCCGGCGCATCGGGCTTCATGTCGAATGTTTCAAACTGCGTGGGCCCCCCCCATTGAAATAGAAACACCACGCTTTTGGCGGTGGGCTTGCGGGCGGGGAGGGGTTCCATGGCCCGGGCGGTGCCGGGAGTCAATAGGCCCGAGGAAGTTATTCCCGCAGGCAAAAAATGCTGCATCGTCAGGCCCAGCATCCCCAGGCCACCGATCTGCAGC
This genomic window from Pirellulales bacterium contains:
- a CDS encoding DUF1501 domain-containing protein, with product MTPDDNLSGFNHLSQSAGDLPVTFQHAATLRQLRLSRRRALQIGGLGMLGLTMQHFLPAGITSSGLLTPGTARAMEPLPARKPTAKSVVFLFQWGGPTQFETFDMKPDAPDGIRGQFRPMSSVVPGMPVCDKLPNMAKIMDQVTLIKSMTHTMKNHNSAAYYALTGKAPPVDDIRLRDTIELFPAYGSIVDHLSPNAPGVPTFAALPHVISDGSVSPGQHASFLGKRHDPLLVTEDPNGADFRLPELSLPSDVSVERLRDRRALQALIDDQLRLREQSTAAKNMDETYAKALALITNDAVKRAFDLSSESAAMRDRYGRTTYGQSLLLARRLVQAGVKFINVYFAQGIGGQSTKEGGWDTHGFNNTHMYPIIEKFHLPLLDQTLPVFLTDLREQGLLDDTLVVWVGEFGRTPKLNGQASRDHWPQCYTALLAGGGTKRGFVYGSSDKDGAYPASDPVRPDDLAATMFAALGLSPETEVRDAQQRPLAIAGRVVEEVFA